The Rathayibacter sp. VKM Ac-2760 genome segment CTACGCCGTCGACGTGCCCTCGCCGGGAGCGACGACCGGCTCGGCGACGACCGTCCTCGGCACCTGGCTGCGCGACGTCATCGTCGCCAACCCGCACGACTTCCGCATCTTCGGGCCGGACGAGACCGCGTCGAACCGGCTGCAGGCCGTCTTCGAGGTCACCGACAAGCAGTGGGACGCCGAGGTGCGGGTCGCGGACTTCGACAACCACCTCGCCCGCTCCGGCCGCGTCGTCGAGATGCTCAGCGAGCACCAGTGCCAGGGCTGGCTCGAGGGCTACCTCCTCACCGGCCGGCACGGGCTGATCAACTCCTACGAGGCGTTCGTCCACATCGTCGACTCGATGGTCAACCAGCACGCGAAGTGGCTGAAATCCTCCCGGGCGATCGCGTGGCGGCGGCCCGTGTCGTCGCTGAACTACCTGCTCAGCTCGCACGTCTGGCGGCAGGACCACAACGGCACCTCGCACCAGGACCCCGGCTTCATCGACCACGTGATGAACAAGAAGGCCGACATCGTCCGCGTCTACCTGCCGTTCGACGCGAACACGCTGCTCTCGACCTACGACCACTGCCTCCGCTCCGTCGACTGCATCAACGTGGTCGTCGCCGGCAAGCAGCAGGAGGCGAACTGGCTGTCGATGCCGCAGGCGATCGAGCACTGCACGCGCGGGCTGAGCGTCTTCGACTGGGCGGGGTCCGAGGTCGCGGGGGAGGAGCCGGACGTGGTCCTCGCCTGCGCCGGCGACGTCCCCACTCTCGAGGTGCTCGCCGCCGCGGCGATGCTGCGCGCCGAGGTCCCGACGCTGAAGGTGCGGGTCGTGAACGTCGTCGACCTGATGCGCCTGCAGAGCGAGGGCGAGCATCCGCACGGGCTGAGCGACGCCGACTACGACGCCGTGTTCACCACCGACAAGCCGGTGGTCTTCGCGTACCACGGCTATCCGTGGCTGATCCACCGGCTCACCTACCGCCGGCACGGACACGCGAACCTGCATGTCCGCGGCTTCATCGAGGAGGGCACCACGACCACGCCGTTCGACATGGTCATGCTCAACGATCTCGACCGCTACCGGCTCGTGCTCGACGTCCTCGACCGGGTGCCCGGACTCGCGGCCCGCGAGGCGGCGTTCCGGCAGCGGATGCAGGACGCGCGCCTCGAGGCCCGCGCCTACACGCGCGAGCACGGCGAGGACATCCCCCGGGTCGCCCAGTGGAGCTGGACCGGGAGCGGCCCGCAGGGCGCGACCCACCACCGGGCCGACGTCCGCCCGCACGAGCACGAGGCGGCGGAGCGCGCGGCACGGCTGCAGTGACGCTCCGTCGCTAGGCCGGCACGACGACCGTCG includes the following:
- a CDS encoding phosphoketolase family protein, which produces MSILDLLETAPPVRWQSRAPQPLSDRSLDELDAWWRAANYLSIGQIYLLDNPLLREPLAAAHIKPRLLGHWGTTPGLNFVYAHLNRVIRDRDLNAIFVTGPGHGGPGMVANTYLDGTYSEVYDDIDRSADGMRKLFRQFSFPGGIPSHVAPETPGSIHEGGELGYSLSHAYGAVFDNPDLLVAAVVGDGEAETGPLATSWHGNKFVDPLHDGVVLPILHLNGYKIANPTVLARIPERELEQLMRGYGHTPYLVSGGFDGEDPRDVHRRLATAMDLALNQIAEIKADALSGRLDGRPAWPMIILRTPKGWTCPAFIDGLPAENCWRSHQVPLANVRERPDHIAVLEQWMRSYRPEELFDGSGAPVPLVTALAPEGARRMSANPVANGGLLRKPLHLPDFRDYAVDVPSPGATTGSATTVLGTWLRDVIVANPHDFRIFGPDETASNRLQAVFEVTDKQWDAEVRVADFDNHLARSGRVVEMLSEHQCQGWLEGYLLTGRHGLINSYEAFVHIVDSMVNQHAKWLKSSRAIAWRRPVSSLNYLLSSHVWRQDHNGTSHQDPGFIDHVMNKKADIVRVYLPFDANTLLSTYDHCLRSVDCINVVVAGKQQEANWLSMPQAIEHCTRGLSVFDWAGSEVAGEEPDVVLACAGDVPTLEVLAAAAMLRAEVPTLKVRVVNVVDLMRLQSEGEHPHGLSDADYDAVFTTDKPVVFAYHGYPWLIHRLTYRRHGHANLHVRGFIEEGTTTTPFDMVMLNDLDRYRLVLDVLDRVPGLAAREAAFRQRMQDARLEARAYTREHGEDIPRVAQWSWTGSGPQGATHHRADVRPHEHEAAERAARLQ